DNA sequence from the Atribacteraceae bacterium genome:
CGGTGTTTTTGACATCCAACTGGATAGCGGTGATCCCCCGACTACTTCCCGCCACTTTAAAGTCCATCTCACCGTAATGATCTTCCGAACCCAGGATGTCCCGCAGGAGCACCCGCCTGTTCCCGGAACGGATCAGACCGATCGACAGGCCGGCGCAGGCCTTCTTAACCGGAACTCCGGCATCCATGAGCGACAGGCTGGAGCCGCACACAGAGGCCATGGAAGAGGATCCGTTCGATTCAAGGATTTCGGAGACCACCCGGATAGTATACGGAAAGTTCTCTTCCGGGGGAATGAAGTATTCCAGGGCCCGCTCCGCCAGCGCGCCGTGACCGACTTCCCGACGGCCCGGCCCGCGCATCGGCCGGACTTCACCGACACTGAAAGACGGAAAGTTGTAGTGGAGCATAAATCGCCTGGCTTCCTCGTCCTGAAGACCATCGACCTTCTGCTCTTCGCTGGAAGCCCCCAGGGTGGTGATAACCAATGACTGGGTCTGACCCCGGGTAAACAGGGCCGAGCCATGAGTGCGGGGCAGCACCCCAACCTCACAGGATACCGGCCGGATTTCCCCGGGGGTCCGGCCGTCCTGCCGGCGCCCGCTGTCGATCACCAGGTCCCGGATTTTTTCTTTGACGATCTTTTCCCAGCTCGGGACAAAACCACCGGTCTTTTCAAATTTTTCCCGCACTTCCTGCTGGGCTTGCTTTTCCAGTAACCTCATTTCCACCTGGCGTTCGGACTTCCCGGAGATGGCCACGGTTTCATCGATGCGCCGTCCATAGTTCTCCCGCAGGTATTGTTCGATTTCATACAGGAACGGCGGTGGCTGGATCACTTTTTTAGGGAGACCGAACTTCGTGATTAGTTCTTTTTGAGCTCCGATAACGGTCAAGACCTGTTCATAGCCAATGTGCAGGGCTTCCATGACCTCATCTTCGCTCA
Encoded proteins:
- a CDS encoding polyribonucleotide nucleotidyltransferase, with amino-acid sequence VGASLALGLSEAPFEGPLGACRIALIGDRYVVNPTLQEVSESQLDLVISGTETGITMIEAVAKEVSEDEVMEALHIGYEQVLTVIGAQKELITKFGLPKKVIQPPPFLYEIEQYLRENYGRRIDETVAISGKSERQVEMRLLEKQAQQEVREKFEKTGGFVPSWEKIVKEKIRDLVIDSGRRQDGRTPGEIRPVSCEVGVLPRTHGSALFTRGQTQSLVITTLGASSEEQKVDGLQDEEARRFMLHYNFPSFSVGEVRPMRGPGRREVGHGALAERALEYFIPPEENFPYTIRVVSEILESNGSSSMASVCGSSLSLMDAGVPVKKACAGLSIGLIRSGNRRVLLRDILGSEDHYGEMDFKVAGSSRGITAIQLDVKNTGLELDLFRDALAEAREGRAQILEIMNSVIDKPRSALSSYAPKIAIIEINPDKIGAVIGPGGKVIKKIVEETGADIDIQDDGRIIVFSRTNEGKEKAIELIKSITQEVEIGKVYLGKVVRITDFGAFVEIFPGRDGLCHISQFSRERIRKVEDVVNVGDNLLVKVVGIDAMGKISLSHKEATSNTGLDAGSMGNTSSQERRGRERDRGRPHSPKGR